A genomic window from Brassica oleracea var. oleracea cultivar TO1000 chromosome C8, BOL, whole genome shotgun sequence includes:
- the LOC106308724 gene encoding uncharacterized protein LOC106308724, protein MKTNGEAAIPSNSVKPVGQTGISSGDDNPMKSKGATAIPKSPIKPVTQTDISSGVDNPMKSKGATAVPKSPIKPNGKTGASSGPNLGVRGRASVSPVNKGKSIVSDDVGKVITFKDVTFGPHQDEVRFRLIHFWEAWNVHTKVLISIEMLLIDEEGFIPYGRIETYLPHMKAGCIYRLNKFFGSKSKTIYRVADPYVTISFSWNSALSALEDSSIRFPEDRIRIHGFREFDAASDLRGDLYDYIGHIKLVNGKVPSDGFLLDEAEIAGSRRVELHVQTHDDPVMKLYLWDKAAFEFCEKFKASGGTALVILVTTLNPKRFGGVLSLSAMASSRVFMDSDVQETLFYLSWLNSNLDVASRVNAEVITKLEPATLGELFSYMNQASSKVAWFECTTTIDDVVHGSGWYYIGCGVCHTKATKGPTTLMCKKCGKSEIVGVAQYLTKLSVYDHNDQAVFVVLGDAGEELTGKKANKLVERYYQANDSVGGDHMVPVPRLWLIPLDRRGSLL, encoded by the exons ATGAAAACGAACGGAGAAGCGGCGATCCCCTCCAATTCTGTCAAACCCGTCGGTCAAACCGGTATCTCTTCCGGCGATGACAATCCGATGAAATCCAAAGGTGCAACGGCTATACCGAAGAGTCCGATCAAACCCGTCACTCAAACCGATATCTCTTCCGGCGTTGACAATCCGATGAAATCCAAAGGTGCAACGGCTGTACCGAAGAGTCCGATTAAACCAAACGGCAAAACCGGTGCCTCTTCCGGTCCCAACCTCGGCGTTAGGGGCAGAGCTTCTGTCTCACCCGTCAACAAAGGCAAATCTATCGTCTCCGACGATGTAGGGAAGGTTATTACCTTCAAAGACGTGACATTCGGGCCCCATCAAGACGAGGTGCGGTTTCGATTGATCCATTTTTGGGAGGCTTGGAACGTTCATACGAAGGTTCTTATCAGCATCGAAATGCTTCTCATCGATGAAGAG GGCTTCATCCCCTATGGAAGGATTGAGACCTATTTGCCTCACATGAAAGCTGGTTGTATTTACCGACTCAACAAGTTTTTCGGATCAAAGAGCAAGACTATTTACCGAGTAGCTGATCCATATGTCACTATTAGCTTCTCATGGAACTCTGCCCTCTCTGCTCTCGAGGACAGTTCAATCCGTTTCCCTGAGGATCGGATCCGTATCCATGGATTCAGAGAGTTCGATGCTGCTTCCGACTTGAGAGGTGATCTTTATG ACTATATTGGCCACATCAAACTTGTGAATGGGAAGGTTCCCAGTGATGGTTTCTTGCTTGATGAAGCTGAGATAGCTGGATCCCGCCGAGTTGAGCTTCACGTACAGACACATGA CGATCCTGTGATGAAGTTGTATCTCTGGGATAAGGCTGCCTTTGAGTTCTGTGAGAAGTTTAAAGCATCTGGAGGCACTGCTCTTGTTATCTTAGTCACCACCTTAAACCCGAAACGGTTTGGAG GCGTCCTATCTCTATCTGCCATGGCGTCCTCACGGGTATTTATGGATAGTGATGTCCAAGAAACACTCTTCTACCTCAGTTG GTTGAACTCGAACTTGGATGTTGCCAGTAGAGTTAATGCAGAGGTGATTACCAAGCTTGAGCCAGCGACCTTGGGAGAACTCTTCTCCTATATGAATCAGGCATCCTCTAAG GTTGCTTGGTTTGAGTGCACAACAACTATTGATGATGTTGTGCACGGGTCTGGATGGTATTATATAGGCTGCGGTGTGTGCCATACTAAAGCAACCAAAGGGCCCACAACGCTTATGTGTAAGAAATGTGGGAAGAGTGAGATTGTTGGTGTGGCGCA GTACCTGACGAAGCTCTCTGTGTATGACCATAATGATCAAGCCGTATTTGTTGTCCTTGGTGATGCCGGTGAGGAGTTGACTGGAAAGAAAGCTAACAAGTTGGTTGAGAGATACTATCAG GCCAATGATAGTGTTGGAGGGGATCACATGGTTCCAGTTCCTCGGCTATGGTTGATACCATTGGACAGACGCGGAAGTTTATTGTGA